From the genome of Candidatus Eisenbacteria bacterium:
AGGCCGTCAAGGTCCGAGCCGACTTCCACGGCGGGGCGATCACCCCGCTCCTGTTTCGGCGCGGCGCGGAAGTCCGCAAGATCCATAACGTGAACACGCGCTGGCAGGATAGCCGCGGTCGCCATCGTCTCTGCTACTTCTCGGTCACCGCGGACACGGGAGATCTCTATCAACTCTGCTTCGACACGGGCGATCTCACCTGGCGGCTCGAGTACGTGATGTTCGAGGGGTAGGGGGAGCTTGATCGATGGACGGTGCCGAGGCTCTTGCGATCGAGACGGTGCCCGGAGGGTGCGGCCTGCGGGTCCGGGTCCGCCCGGGCGCGCGCGAGACGCGCGTCATCGGGGTCCACGGGGGATCGCTCAAGGTGTCGGTTGCGGAGGCGCCGGAAAAGGGGAGGGCGAACGACGCCGTTCGGGGCCTGCTGGCATCCATCCTGGGGGTGA
Proteins encoded in this window:
- a CDS encoding DUF167 domain-containing protein, which codes for MDGAEALAIETVPGGCGLRVRVRPGARETRVIGVHGGSLKVSVAEAPEKGRANDAVRGLLASILGVSVASIEIRSGLGSREKGVRIAGLSASLCRERLGRHPV